A portion of the Flavobacterium limnophilum genome contains these proteins:
- a CDS encoding amidohydrolase family protein, translating into MSQRIDSHQHFWIFDPVRDSWIDESMQRIQRDFLPKDLSPVLEKNNFKGCVAVQADQTEAQTHFLLDLAKQNDFIKGVVGWVDLLDKNVADRLDFFTTEKKLKGFRHVVQGEADDFMLRDDFRRGIAALKAHNYTYDILVFHRQLPAAIDLANRFPNQAFVLDHIAKPDIKSGEIQSWKENIIELAKAENVLCKISGMVTEANWKTWTPDDLKPYLDVVFENFTPERLMFGSDWPVCLVASEYDLVVKTLEDYIAQLPIAQQELIWFRNAERFYGLDL; encoded by the coding sequence ATGTCCCAAAGAATAGATTCCCACCAACATTTCTGGATATTTGATCCCGTTCGCGACAGCTGGATTGACGAAAGTATGCAACGAATTCAAAGGGATTTTTTACCTAAAGACCTTTCGCCGGTTTTGGAGAAAAACAACTTCAAAGGTTGTGTTGCCGTTCAAGCAGACCAAACCGAAGCACAAACCCATTTCCTATTGGATTTGGCAAAGCAAAATGATTTCATCAAAGGCGTTGTGGGTTGGGTGGATTTGTTGGATAAAAACGTGGCCGATCGTTTGGATTTTTTCACAACTGAAAAGAAACTGAAAGGTTTCCGACACGTGGTGCAAGGAGAAGCCGATGATTTTATGCTTCGTGACGATTTCAGGCGAGGAATTGCCGCTTTAAAAGCTCATAATTACACTTACGACATTCTTGTTTTCCATCGTCAATTACCCGCAGCCATTGATTTGGCAAACCGATTCCCGAACCAAGCTTTTGTTTTGGATCATATTGCCAAACCTGACATCAAATCAGGAGAAATCCAATCTTGGAAAGAAAACATTATTGAATTGGCGAAAGCCGAAAATGTACTCTGCAAAATCTCAGGAATGGTCACCGAAGCCAATTGGAAAACCTGGACTCCCGATGATTTAAAACCATACCTAGACGTGGTTTTCGAAAACTTCACTCCCGAAAGATTGATGTTCGGTTCCGACTGGCCAGTTTGTTTAGTCGCTTCCGAATATGATTTAGTTGTAAAAACCCTAGAAGATTACATCGCCCAATTGCCGATTGCCCAACAGGAACTGATTTGGTTCAGGAATGCAGAGCGGTTTTATGGACTTGACCTTTAA
- a CDS encoding zinc-binding alcohol dehydrogenase family protein produces MKYIVCEKPHEFLMKEREMPVRKEGEVLLKIRKIGVCGTDIHAYGGTQPYFEYPRVLGHELAAEYIEGEVEGFKKGDKVTFIPYFHCGKCIACTNGLTNCCANIKVFGVHIDGGMTEYITIPQQYLLDGQGLDYDQLALVEPLAIAAHGVRRADVKAKDTVLVMGVGPIGIGLINFAKIAGAKVIAMDINQYRLNFCKEELGADEIINPMNEDVVEKLKEFTNGNMPTVVIDATGNRNVMNSAFNYMSHGGRFVLVGLQKGELAFSHPEFHKRESTLMSSRNATTDDFNYVMECLKSGKIDPSKYITHRASFEDMIGEFDKWIDPKNNVIKAIIELD; encoded by the coding sequence ATGAAATACATAGTTTGTGAAAAACCGCACGAGTTTTTGATGAAAGAAAGAGAAATGCCTGTTCGAAAAGAAGGAGAAGTGCTCCTGAAAATACGCAAAATTGGAGTTTGCGGAACAGATATTCATGCATACGGAGGGACACAACCTTATTTTGAGTACCCTCGAGTTTTAGGCCACGAACTTGCCGCAGAATACATTGAAGGCGAGGTTGAAGGATTTAAAAAAGGCGATAAAGTAACTTTTATTCCTTATTTCCACTGTGGAAAATGCATCGCTTGCACCAATGGATTAACCAATTGCTGCGCCAATATCAAGGTTTTTGGCGTTCACATCGATGGCGGAATGACGGAATATATTACTATTCCACAACAATATTTACTTGACGGACAAGGATTGGATTACGACCAATTGGCATTGGTTGAACCCTTGGCCATCGCAGCCCACGGTGTTCGCAGAGCAGACGTAAAAGCAAAAGACACCGTCTTGGTAATGGGCGTTGGTCCTATTGGAATTGGATTAATCAATTTTGCTAAAATTGCCGGAGCCAAAGTAATCGCCATGGACATAAACCAATACCGATTGAATTTTTGCAAAGAAGAATTGGGTGCCGATGAAATTATCAACCCGATGAACGAAGACGTGGTGGAAAAACTAAAAGAATTCACCAACGGCAATATGCCAACTGTCGTGATTGACGCCACAGGGAACCGCAACGTGATGAATTCCGCTTTCAATTATATGTCTCACGGAGGACGTTTCGTTTTGGTTGGTTTACAAAAAGGAGAATTGGCGTTTAGTCATCCCGAATTCCACAAACGCGAATCCACTTTGATGAGCAGTAGAAATGCCACCACGGACGATTTCAACTACGTAATGGAATGTTTGAAATCCGGAAAAATTGACCCAAGCAAATACATCACCCACAGAGCTAGTTTTGAAGATATGATTGGCGAATTTGATAAATGGATTGACCCAAAAAACAATGTCATCAAAGCTATTATTGAGCTAGACTAA
- a CDS encoding SDR family oxidoreductase, which translates to MDLGLKGKIIVVSGSAGKAGSIGETIINRLADEGAIPVLVDRNDRGHEYVANLQKRGIDSLFAQTNVTDPIQMENAVKKIVEKYGRIDAVINNVGVNDGAGLDASYEQFMDSLKLNVVSYFLLTKFALPYLKESKGNILNIGSKVALTGQGGTSGYAAAKGGVLGLTREWAVDLIKFGIRSNALIIAESYTPAYEDWIKTLEDGEATLAKINKSIPFEGRMTKTVELADTALFIISERSSHTTGQFVFVDGGYVHLDRSLINDLE; encoded by the coding sequence ATGGACTTAGGATTAAAAGGAAAAATTATAGTGGTTTCAGGTTCTGCCGGAAAAGCGGGAAGCATTGGCGAAACCATAATCAATAGGCTGGCCGACGAAGGAGCAATTCCTGTTTTGGTGGACAGAAATGACCGCGGACACGAATATGTTGCCAATCTTCAAAAAAGAGGAATCGATTCCCTTTTTGCGCAAACCAACGTGACTGACCCAATTCAAATGGAAAATGCGGTCAAAAAAATCGTGGAGAAATACGGGAGAATTGATGCCGTTATCAACAATGTTGGCGTTAACGATGGCGCAGGTCTTGATGCCTCTTACGAGCAATTTATGGACTCGTTGAAATTGAACGTCGTGAGTTATTTTTTACTAACGAAATTTGCGCTTCCTTATCTTAAAGAATCCAAAGGAAACATTCTTAACATCGGTTCCAAAGTAGCTTTAACCGGCCAAGGAGGAACTTCAGGTTATGCTGCTGCCAAAGGTGGAGTTTTGGGATTAACCAGAGAATGGGCAGTGGACTTGATTAAATTTGGTATTCGTTCGAATGCATTAATCATTGCCGAAAGTTACACTCCTGCCTACGAAGATTGGATAAAAACCCTTGAAGATGGCGAAGCTACTTTGGCAAAAATCAACAAAAGTATTCCGTTTGAAGGCCGAATGACCAAAACCGTGGAACTTGCTGACACAGCTCTTTTCATCATTTCCGAACGTTCTTCTCACACTACGGGACAATTTGTTTTTGTCGATGGTGGTTACGTGCATTTGGATCGTTCCTTAATTAATGATTTAGAATAA
- a CDS encoding glycosyltransferase family 2 protein, giving the protein MITIVLYFIIPCYCLTIIALIYGFTKVNSFDYLGLEPKTKFSIVVPFRNEAENLPKLLNSFSKLNYPADLFEVILVDDDSEAVFSFQCSVFSVQIIKNIRVSNSPKKDAISTAIRVVKNDWVITTDADCVVNENWLSALDNHIQLHKVSMIAGAVTYHCENSFLHHFQQLDLASLQGATIGSFGLRKGFMCNGANFAYTKSFFQDLNGFDGNDGIASGDDVFLLQKAIARFPEKVHYLKSRNNIVITKPVNDWKSLFHQRVRWASKTGSYQSKFGIGLGLIVFGGNVSLWFVACCLLFGKGNFFLMCFLLLAKFSVDFVLINKTNVFLKNKTQFFLTSSLLYPFFSVIVALYSLFGKYEWKGRRF; this is encoded by the coding sequence ATGATTACAATTGTTTTATACTTCATAATCCCCTGTTATTGCTTGACAATAATTGCCTTGATATATGGATTTACCAAAGTCAATTCCTTTGATTATCTTGGGCTGGAGCCAAAAACAAAATTCTCGATTGTGGTTCCTTTTCGAAATGAAGCCGAGAATCTTCCCAAGCTTTTGAATAGCTTTTCGAAATTAAATTATCCTGCCGATTTATTTGAAGTTATTTTGGTTGATGATGATTCAGAAGCAGTGTTCAGTTTTCAGTGTTCGGTGTTCAGTGTTCAAATAATAAAGAATATTCGGGTTTCGAATTCTCCAAAGAAAGACGCTATTTCAACAGCAATTCGAGTCGTAAAAAACGATTGGGTTATCACGACCGATGCGGATTGCGTGGTCAACGAAAACTGGCTTTCGGCATTGGATAATCACATTCAATTGCACAAGGTTTCGATGATTGCCGGAGCGGTGACTTATCATTGCGAAAATTCCTTTTTGCATCATTTCCAGCAATTGGATTTGGCCAGTTTGCAAGGCGCAACGATAGGAAGTTTTGGATTGCGAAAGGGTTTTATGTGTAATGGTGCTAATTTTGCGTACACCAAATCATTTTTTCAAGACTTAAATGGTTTCGACGGGAATGACGGCATTGCCAGCGGTGACGACGTTTTTTTGCTGCAAAAAGCCATTGCCAGATTCCCCGAAAAAGTCCACTATTTGAAATCTAGAAACAATATCGTCATCACCAAACCAGTGAACGACTGGAAATCCTTGTTCCATCAAAGAGTGCGTTGGGCTTCGAAAACGGGGTCTTATCAAAGCAAGTTTGGAATTGGTTTGGGATTGATTGTTTTTGGAGGGAATGTCAGTTTGTGGTTTGTGGCTTGTTGTTTATTGTTTGGAAAAGGAAACTTTTTTTTAATGTGTTTTTTGCTGTTGGCTAAGTTTTCAGTTGACTTTGTTTTAATCAACAAAACAAACGTATTCTTAAAAAACAAAACGCAATTCTTTTTAACAAGCAGCTTACTGTACCCTTTTTTCAGCGTCATTGTGGCATTATATTCCTTGTTTGGGAAATATGAATGGAAAGGGCGACGCTTTTAG
- the pelA gene encoding pectate lyase: MNQLKKLTLFVGILFLSACSSDKSIADEQVKSIAILNATAISDGLAKQLSVTVLPSTAANKAVTWSVSDATIAVISESGLLTPLKNGTVTVTATAKDGSGISKQTTITITGVTGPVILATSVTVGGTNSTNGQPQQLTLAVLPADATNKTVTWSASSAIATISADGILTPKLNGTVTIYATANDGSGKVGQITLAISGVTTVYATKVRSESILIWQRSNGGWGKAVPDLSQYDREQTSTEKATAASTKNSTDTTIDNGHVTTELRYLLADYKATNNPNYLVAAEKAIDYLFLAQYANGGWPQYYPDKSGYRHQITYNDDAIVKVMNVMWDISKSKNNLELVNPSYKSKAVTAFNKGIDIILKTQITSPAGKKTAWCAQHDEVTLLPALARAYELPSLSGSESVGITRTLMMVENPSAEVKQAIKDAVDWFNAAKIVGYTTQKVTLAGSPDGFDVVVVPAAGNIMWARFYDLSTGLPFFCGRDGIKKATLAEIEIERRSGYSWYGNWPAGLISTEYNAWKTKNGL, encoded by the coding sequence ATGAATCAGCTTAAAAAATTAACCCTTTTTGTCGGCATCCTTTTTTTATCAGCCTGCAGTAGCGATAAAAGCATTGCAGACGAACAAGTAAAATCTATTGCCATCCTGAATGCAACAGCCATTTCAGATGGACTTGCAAAACAATTATCAGTCACGGTACTTCCTAGCACTGCAGCAAACAAAGCCGTTACTTGGTCTGTTTCGGATGCAACCATAGCAGTAATTTCGGAATCGGGACTTTTGACTCCCTTAAAAAATGGCACAGTAACAGTAACCGCCACGGCAAAAGACGGATCGGGAATTTCAAAACAAACCACAATTACCATAACAGGAGTAACAGGACCAGTTATTCTAGCCACAAGTGTAACTGTTGGAGGAACAAATAGTACGAACGGTCAACCGCAACAACTTACTTTAGCGGTATTGCCAGCAGATGCAACCAACAAAACAGTTACTTGGTCGGCCTCATCAGCTATCGCAACTATCTCGGCCGATGGAATTTTGACCCCAAAATTGAACGGTACGGTTACCATTTATGCCACGGCAAATGACGGCAGTGGAAAAGTGGGGCAAATCACCCTTGCCATTTCCGGAGTAACAACCGTGTATGCAACCAAAGTAAGATCAGAAAGCATCTTGATTTGGCAAAGAAGCAATGGTGGATGGGGAAAAGCAGTTCCTGATTTATCACAATATGACAGAGAACAAACCAGTACAGAAAAAGCAACTGCAGCAAGCACTAAAAACAGCACTGACACCACTATAGACAACGGCCACGTAACTACAGAACTTAGATATTTACTCGCCGATTACAAGGCTACCAACAACCCCAATTATTTAGTGGCAGCAGAAAAAGCCATTGACTATTTATTTTTGGCACAATATGCCAATGGTGGATGGCCGCAATATTATCCAGACAAAAGTGGATACAGACATCAAATTACCTACAATGACGATGCTATTGTTAAAGTAATGAACGTAATGTGGGACATTTCAAAAAGCAAAAATAATTTAGAATTGGTTAATCCATCCTACAAAAGCAAGGCAGTTACAGCTTTCAACAAAGGAATTGACATTATATTGAAAACACAAATCACATCTCCTGCCGGCAAAAAAACAGCTTGGTGTGCACAACATGATGAAGTAACTTTATTGCCAGCATTGGCTAGAGCTTACGAATTACCTTCATTAAGCGGATCAGAATCAGTAGGCATTACAAGAACTTTAATGATGGTTGAAAACCCTTCAGCTGAAGTAAAACAAGCGATAAAAGATGCCGTAGATTGGTTTAATGCAGCAAAAATCGTTGGATATACAACCCAAAAAGTTACTTTAGCAGGTAGTCCTGATGGTTTTGATGTTGTAGTTGTTCCTGCTGCAGGAAATATAATGTGGGCTAGATTTTACGATTTGAGTACAGGACTTCCTTTTTTCTGCGGAAGAGATGGAATCAAGAAAGCTACCTTAGCCGAAATTGAAATCGAAAGAAGATCTGGATATTCTTGGTATGGCAATTGGCCTGCAGGTTTAATCAGTACTGAATACAATGCTTGGAAAACTAAAAACGGATTATAA
- a CDS encoding rhamnogalacturonan lyase — METLDRGVIAVKENGHFYIGWRVLGTDPDNLAFNLYRKSGNEKAVKINDQIITGATNFIDAKANVQENNTWFVKTVLNGVEEEAPGSFTIASESTDKQYLSIPIKQREGYIPNDVSTGDLDGDGQYDLLVHMTRNGKDNSFKGLTDPPIFQAYSLDGKFLWEINLGKNIREGAHYTQFMVYDLDGDGFAELVCKTADGTTDSENNVIGDASKDWRDTNPKSPTYGKILQGPEYLSVFDGRTGKVITTTDYISERGNIGAWGGKGGNGKNDNTGNRVDRFTACIAYLDGIHPSVVMCRGYYGKTVLAAWDFKDKKLTSRWVFDTKNGNNPFSGMGNHGLSVADVDNDGKDEIVFGSMVVDDDGKGLYTTGFRHGDALHVSDLDPDVPGLEVFGVHEIEEGTKGPGVALFSAATGKVLFTDALDADVGRGVADNIDATRKGAQMWWSGSRFLYDIKGNKIGDAPRSANFLIYWDEDTSRELLNSNYIDKYVKGRLFTADGAVSNNGTKSTPALSADILGDWREELILRSADNKELRIYSTTIPTTTRQYTLMHDPQYRLSIAWQNVGYNQPPHTSFYMGKEMKPAPKPNIELVPLPIAFKK, encoded by the coding sequence ATGGAAACTTTAGACCGAGGAGTTATTGCTGTTAAAGAGAATGGTCATTTTTATATTGGATGGCGTGTTTTGGGAACGGATCCAGATAATTTAGCTTTTAATTTGTATCGAAAAAGCGGCAATGAGAAAGCGGTTAAAATTAATGACCAAATCATTACGGGAGCCACAAATTTTATTGATGCTAAAGCAAATGTTCAAGAGAATAATACTTGGTTTGTAAAAACGGTTTTGAATGGGGTTGAGGAAGAAGCGCCAGGAAGTTTTACGATTGCTTCAGAAAGCACTGACAAACAATATTTGTCCATTCCCATAAAACAAAGAGAAGGTTATATCCCAAACGATGTTTCGACAGGCGATTTGGATGGTGATGGTCAATATGATTTACTAGTTCATATGACAAGAAACGGTAAAGATAATTCTTTTAAAGGGCTAACAGATCCACCGATATTTCAAGCCTATTCATTAGACGGGAAATTTTTATGGGAAATAAATCTGGGCAAGAACATTCGAGAAGGGGCACATTATACCCAATTTATGGTCTATGATTTAGACGGTGATGGTTTTGCTGAATTGGTTTGCAAAACCGCCGATGGCACTACCGATAGCGAAAACAATGTGATTGGCGATGCTTCGAAAGATTGGCGAGATACCAATCCCAAATCACCTACTTATGGTAAAATTTTGCAAGGGCCTGAATATCTTTCCGTTTTTGATGGTAGAACTGGTAAAGTAATCACCACAACAGATTATATTTCCGAAAGAGGCAATATTGGCGCTTGGGGAGGAAAAGGAGGCAACGGAAAAAATGACAATACAGGAAACAGGGTGGATCGTTTCACGGCTTGCATCGCTTATTTAGACGGGATTCATCCGAGTGTGGTGATGTGCAGAGGATATTATGGAAAAACTGTATTGGCTGCTTGGGATTTCAAAGATAAAAAACTAACCTCACGATGGGTATTCGACACTAAAAACGGTAATAATCCTTTTTCTGGAATGGGAAATCATGGGCTTTCGGTTGCAGACGTTGATAACGATGGAAAAGATGAAATTGTTTTTGGTTCGATGGTAGTTGATGATGATGGCAAAGGATTGTACACCACTGGATTTAGGCATGGCGATGCGTTGCATGTTTCCGATCTTGATCCTGACGTTCCAGGATTAGAAGTTTTTGGTGTACACGAAATCGAAGAAGGAACTAAAGGCCCTGGCGTAGCTTTGTTTTCTGCTGCGACAGGAAAGGTTTTATTTACTGATGCACTGGATGCAGATGTGGGTCGTGGTGTTGCCGATAATATTGATGCAACAAGAAAAGGAGCTCAAATGTGGTGGTCTGGCTCTCGTTTTTTATATGACATAAAAGGAAATAAAATAGGCGACGCACCAAGATCAGCCAATTTTTTAATTTATTGGGATGAAGACACTTCTAGAGAACTCCTCAATTCTAATTATATTGATAAATATGTAAAAGGGAGATTGTTTACGGCAGATGGAGCAGTGTCTAATAATGGAACCAAATCAACACCGGCATTATCGGCAGATATTCTTGGAGATTGGAGGGAAGAACTCATCCTTAGAAGTGCCGACAATAAAGAATTACGTATTTATTCAACTACAATCCCAACAACTACAAGACAATATACATTAATGCACGATCCCCAATACCGATTGAGCATCGCTTGGCAAAATGTGGGCTACAATCAACCACCACACACTAGTTTTTATATGGGAAAAGAGATGAAACCAGCTCCAAAGCCTAACATTGAACTGGTTCCTTTGCCAATAGCTTTTAAAAAATAA
- the trxA gene encoding thioredoxin, translating to MALAITDATFEEVVLKSDKPVMVDFWAAWCGPCRMVGPIIDQISEEYAGKVVVGKVDVDANQEFAAKYGVRNIPTVLVFHNGEVVGKQVGVAPKQTYSDSLDALL from the coding sequence ATGGCATTAGCAATAACAGACGCTACTTTCGAGGAAGTGGTTTTGAAGTCAGATAAACCAGTAATGGTAGATTTTTGGGCAGCATGGTGCGGTCCGTGTAGAATGGTAGGTCCAATCATCGACCAAATCAGCGAAGAATATGCTGGTAAAGTAGTCGTTGGTAAAGTGGATGTTGACGCCAATCAAGAATTTGCCGCAAAATACGGCGTGAGAAACATACCTACAGTATTGGTTTTTCATAACGGAGAAGTAGTGGGAAAACAAGTGGGTGTGGCTCCAAAACAAACCTACTCAGACAGTTTGGATGCATTGTTGTAA
- a CDS encoding DUF58 domain-containing protein, protein MKIESQIEKISSFQHLEMLANQIVEGFISGMHKSPFHGFSAEFAEHKVYNTGESTKHIDWKLFAKTDRLYTKKFEEDTNLRCHIIIDNSSSMHYPKLENPEKFFHNKIGFSVLASAVLMNILKKQRDAVGLSVFSNTYEYYAPDKGSDRHHRMVLNALENLLEKPKVQKSTDTITFLHQIAEKIHRRSMIILFTDMFQSGNEEALFDALQHLKHNKNKVVLFHVIDNKTELNFDFDNAPRKFIDIETGDEVNLFAENVKQEYEKGVNSYFKKLALTCAQNKIKYIPVGVGENFEKILTTYLVEKQNFG, encoded by the coding sequence ATGAAGATAGAATCACAGATAGAAAAAATTTCCAGTTTTCAGCACCTCGAAATGTTGGCCAACCAAATTGTGGAAGGTTTTATTTCGGGTATGCACAAGAGTCCTTTTCACGGTTTTTCAGCCGAATTTGCCGAGCATAAAGTCTATAACACCGGCGAAAGCACCAAACACATCGATTGGAAATTGTTTGCCAAAACTGATCGGCTGTACACCAAGAAATTCGAGGAAGACACCAATTTGCGCTGCCACATCATCATCGACAATTCCTCGTCGATGCATTATCCCAAATTGGAAAACCCGGAGAAGTTTTTTCATAACAAGATTGGATTTTCAGTTTTAGCGTCAGCTGTTTTGATGAATATTCTAAAAAAACAACGCGATGCCGTTGGTTTGAGTGTTTTTTCGAATACTTACGAATATTATGCTCCCGACAAAGGAAGCGATCGTCATCATCGAATGGTTTTGAACGCCCTGGAAAATCTTTTGGAAAAACCGAAAGTTCAAAAAAGCACGGACACCATAACATTCCTGCATCAAATAGCCGAAAAAATCCACCGTCGTTCGATGATCATCTTGTTTACGGACATGTTTCAATCTGGCAATGAAGAAGCCTTGTTTGACGCCTTGCAGCATTTAAAACACAACAAGAACAAAGTAGTCTTGTTTCACGTTATTGACAACAAAACCGAATTGAATTTTGACTTTGACAATGCTCCAAGGAAGTTTATCGATATAGAAACTGGTGATGAAGTCAATCTTTTTGCCGAAAATGTGAAGCAAGAATATGAAAAAGGAGTCAATTCATACTTCAAAAAACTGGCATTGACCTGTGCCCAGAACAAAATCAAGTACATTCCTGTGGGTGTTGGGGAAAATTTTGAAAAAATTTTGACTACATATTTAGTTGAAAAACAAAACTTTGGATAA
- a CDS encoding ATP-binding protein, whose protein sequence is MVRREQTNYAKARLFKGKALLVFGPRQVGKTTFVQNLIADLNKKTLFLNGDESDVLVLFESPNVTKLKNIIGDNEILVIDEAQRITNIGIVLKIIVDQIKSVQVIATGSSSFELANKLNEPLTGRKYEMFLYPITFSEMVAHSGLLEEKRALEQRLIYGNYPEIITNPIDAKEHIKLIANSYLYKDLFLLDQISKPVLLQKIVKALALQVGSEVNYNELSKLIQIDNKTVEKYIDLLEKAFVVFKLPALSNNVRNEIKKGKKIYFYDNGIINAVTGNFNPLTQRTDVGSLWENYIISERIKHLNIQQNEASPYFWRTTQQQEIDYIEKNEDQILACEIKWNAKTRYKIPVTFSTNYANVTSRIVSPENYEEFLL, encoded by the coding sequence ATGGTAAGAAGAGAACAAACCAATTACGCCAAAGCACGATTATTCAAAGGGAAAGCATTACTGGTTTTTGGACCAAGGCAAGTAGGAAAAACTACTTTTGTCCAAAACTTGATTGCCGACTTAAATAAAAAAACACTTTTCCTAAACGGAGACGAGTCGGATGTGCTTGTTTTATTCGAAAGTCCAAACGTTACCAAACTAAAAAATATCATTGGCGACAACGAAATTCTAGTAATAGACGAAGCGCAACGCATCACCAATATTGGCATTGTACTCAAAATAATTGTCGATCAAATTAAATCAGTGCAAGTTATTGCTACGGGTTCTTCCAGTTTTGAATTGGCAAACAAACTCAACGAACCTTTAACAGGAAGAAAGTACGAAATGTTTTTGTATCCAATAACCTTTTCAGAAATGGTGGCCCATAGCGGATTATTGGAAGAAAAAAGAGCTTTGGAACAACGTCTTATCTATGGTAATTATCCCGAAATAATAACCAATCCTATAGACGCCAAAGAACACATAAAGCTCATCGCCAACAGTTATTTGTATAAAGATTTGTTCTTGCTGGATCAAATTTCAAAACCGGTATTACTTCAAAAAATTGTCAAAGCATTGGCATTGCAAGTGGGTAGTGAAGTCAACTACAATGAATTGAGCAAACTGATTCAAATTGACAACAAAACGGTTGAAAAATACATTGATTTGCTCGAAAAAGCTTTCGTGGTTTTTAAACTTCCTGCTTTATCCAACAATGTTCGAAATGAAATCAAGAAAGGCAAAAAAATCTATTTTTATGACAACGGAATTATCAATGCGGTTACGGGAAATTTCAATCCTTTGACGCAAAGAACCGATGTTGGAAGTTTGTGGGAGAACTATATTATAAGCGAACGCATCAAACATTTGAATATTCAACAAAATGAAGCCAGTCCTTATTTTTGGAGAACCACGCAACAACAAGAAATAGATTATATTGAAAAAAACGAAGACCAGATTTTGGCTTGCGAAATAAAATGGAATGCTAAAACTAGGTATAAAATCCCAGTCACTTTTTCGACAAATTATGCCAATGTAACCTCCAGAATAGTTTCGCCTGAAAATTATGAGGAGTTTTTGTTGTAA
- a CDS encoding DUF456 domain-containing protein: MDLLLLIIGFALMVLGIFGSFLPVLPGPSLSWIGLVLLYFTNAVPANYWILGISFLITAAITVLDYVIPAKGTQKFGGSSYGIWGTNIGLIVGIFAPIPFGFIIGPFIGAFVGELIYDNKDHHRAFKAATGSFIGFLAGTFMKFVICMIYLGMFFWIAWEYKSELF; encoded by the coding sequence ATGGATTTACTGCTCCTGATTATTGGTTTTGCACTTATGGTTCTGGGTATTTTCGGAAGCTTTTTGCCTGTTTTGCCTGGACCAAGTTTGAGTTGGATTGGATTGGTATTGCTTTATTTCACGAATGCCGTCCCTGCCAATTATTGGATTCTGGGAATTAGCTTCTTGATTACTGCGGCAATTACGGTCTTGGATTATGTGATTCCGGCCAAGGGAACCCAGAAATTTGGAGGAAGTTCTTATGGTATTTGGGGGACCAACATTGGTTTGATAGTGGGAATTTTTGCTCCCATCCCATTCGGATTTATTATCGGCCCTTTTATTGGCGCTTTTGTCGGCGAACTTATTTACGACAACAAAGACCATCACCGCGCATTCAAGGCTGCCACAGGCTCCTTTATAGGTTTTCTGGCTGGCACTTTTATGAAGTTTGTAATCTGCATGATATATTTGGGAATGTTCTTTTGGATTGCTTGGGAATATAAATCCGAATTGTTTTAA